One stretch of Chroococcidiopsis sp. CCMEE 29 DNA includes these proteins:
- a CDS encoding transposase family protein: MAYIDLQHLSAAEFKRLCGVSRDTFGEMVEVLRPHLERQGQRGGQNKLSTEDQLLVTLEYWREYRSQFHIGSSWGLHETTVGRIIRKVEDILVTNQSID; the protein is encoded by the coding sequence ATGGCATACATCGACTTACAACATCTTTCTGCTGCGGAGTTTAAACGGCTGTGCGGAGTCAGCCGAGACACGTTTGGTGAAATGGTTGAGGTATTGCGCCCTCATCTAGAACGCCAAGGACAGCGTGGAGGGCAGAATAAACTCAGTACCGAAGACCAACTGTTGGTGACATTGGAGTATTGGCGGGAGTACCGCAGCCAGTTCCATATTGGTAGCAGTTGGGGACTACACGAGACGACGGTAGGGCGAATTATCCGGAAAGTTGAAGACATATTAGTTACTAACCAGAGCATAGATTAG
- a CDS encoding IS630 family transposase codes for MKLKDARHLSAKAQEALRYRVVNAVESGMSKSEAARVFNVSRTAVHNWTKVVASSGATSLKARKRGPRASSRLLPHQAATAVRLMEQKCPDALGLPFYLWTREAVQQFLAQRYELSVSVWTIGRYLKKWGFTPQKPLRRAYEQDRKAVQYWLETEYPQICRKAHQEKAQIHWGDEMGVRSDYQAGRSYGRTGQTPVVLGTGKRFSCNMISTITNRGKLYFKLFTQRFDAALMLDFLRRLIRQCDQKVFLIVDSHPVHRSHVVKSWVERHAARIRLFFLPSYSPELNPNELLNHDVKANAVGRQRPRNQTQMINNIRSYLRSTQRHPNVVQNFFHEKHVAYAAA; via the coding sequence ATGAAACTCAAAGACGCTCGCCATCTGTCAGCCAAAGCTCAAGAAGCACTTCGCTACCGAGTGGTAAATGCAGTCGAGAGCGGTATGAGTAAATCAGAAGCAGCGCGTGTTTTCAACGTTTCGCGTACAGCAGTGCATAACTGGACAAAAGTGGTAGCTTCCAGCGGTGCGACATCGTTGAAAGCAAGAAAGCGTGGTCCTCGTGCTAGCTCACGTCTGCTCCCCCATCAAGCGGCAACAGCAGTGAGGTTAATGGAGCAAAAGTGTCCAGACGCTTTAGGATTACCATTTTACTTATGGACACGCGAAGCAGTGCAACAGTTTTTGGCTCAACGGTATGAGCTATCGGTGTCAGTGTGGACAATAGGGCGTTATCTCAAGAAATGGGGTTTTACACCACAAAAACCGCTGCGTCGGGCATACGAACAGGATCGCAAGGCAGTGCAGTACTGGTTAGAAACTGAGTATCCCCAGATTTGTCGTAAAGCCCATCAAGAAAAAGCACAAATTCACTGGGGAGACGAAATGGGAGTCCGCTCGGATTATCAAGCAGGACGTTCCTATGGACGAACTGGACAAACGCCAGTTGTGTTAGGGACAGGTAAGCGCTTTAGCTGCAATATGATTTCAACAATTACCAATCGTGGCAAGCTGTACTTCAAGTTATTCACACAACGGTTTGATGCCGCGCTCATGCTTGATTTCCTGCGGCGTTTGATTCGTCAGTGTGACCAAAAGGTGTTTCTGATTGTAGATAGTCATCCTGTGCATCGCTCTCACGTAGTTAAAAGCTGGGTTGAGCGTCATGCCGCTCGCATCCGCCTGTTTTTCTTGCCTTCTTATAGCCCTGAACTAAACCCAAATGAGCTACTCAACCATGATGTTAAAGCCAATGCTGTTGGGCGGCAACGTCCCAGAAATCAAACACAGATGATTAACAACATCCGTAGCTATTTACGTAGCACACAACGTCACCCTAACGTTGTGCAAAACTTCTTCCACGAGAAACACGTTGCTTATGCAGCTGCCTAG